A window of Acidimicrobiales bacterium contains these coding sequences:
- a CDS encoding Type 1 glutamine amidotransferase-like domain-containing protein, translated as MVSSPAPGPLALVGGGEWREGSDLDAELVARSGGEVFVLPTAAAYERPERAVATARAFFDRLGAKVVPVMALSRADAEDPAVAGAVRAAPFVYLSGGSPLHLRSVLKGSALLHALRAAWYAGAIVAGSSAGAMVLTDPMVDPRGGAFTVGLGFVRDLAVVPHYRGELTPALRRTLELAPPACALVALAEQTAVVREPDGTWRSAGPGPVAVYVDGQLDSLAALAGKPLGD; from the coding sequence GTGGTCTCGAGCCCTGCCCCGGGGCCGCTCGCCCTCGTCGGTGGCGGCGAGTGGCGCGAGGGGTCCGACCTCGACGCCGAGCTCGTCGCGCGCTCGGGCGGGGAGGTGTTCGTGCTGCCCACCGCGGCCGCCTACGAGCGGCCCGAGCGGGCGGTCGCGACGGCGCGCGCCTTCTTCGACCGGCTGGGCGCGAAGGTGGTGCCGGTCATGGCGCTGTCGCGCGCCGACGCCGAGGACCCCGCCGTCGCCGGCGCCGTGCGCGCGGCACCCTTCGTCTACCTGTCGGGTGGTTCCCCCCTCCACCTTCGCTCGGTCCTCAAGGGCTCGGCACTGCTCCACGCCCTGCGCGCCGCGTGGTACGCCGGAGCGATCGTCGCCGGCTCGTCGGCGGGGGCGATGGTGCTCACCGATCCGATGGTCGACCCCCGCGGTGGCGCCTTCACCGTCGGCCTGGGCTTCGTGCGCGACCTCGCGGTCGTCCCCCACTACCGCGGCGAGCTCACCCCGGCGCTGCGGCGCACCCTCGAGCTCGCCCCACCCGCCTGTGCCCTCGTGGCGCTCGCCGAGCAGACGGCGGTGGTGCGCGAGCCGGACGGGACCTGGCGCTCGGCGGGGCCGGGTCCGGTTGCCGTCTACGTCGACGGCCAGCTCGACTCGCTCGCCGCCCTCGCCGGCAAGCCCCTCGGCGACTGA
- a CDS encoding ATP-binding protein, with product MRRLRAALGQLAATRRRPGLARWLPPVRDARFWVVQALVLGIFLLHELVTGELGIPAVATVPHAAVDSLYLAPVLYAALNFPRSGAVATAAWVTVVVVGDFVSEVGFLSERSAVDHLVFLVMVDVVAVFVSARMAAELAARRDAERASAVARLAESRYRVLFAANASPVIVLDGAGTLLEANEAARALLAPGGREATPIEGRTLAELLGAPVAARLADGGDPVALRVQEGYEVLVRPRRSVVAQDGGPDLVQLVLDDVTEEARRRQRAEAYAAYVLRGQEDERARLARELHDDTIQELVHLCRRLDAVAAEVPLEAATLASLDEVRVLAEAIVAELRDMARGLRPPALDDLGLAASLRRLAADVAGRSGLAVETSIDEAACRGLGDDVELVLFRIAQEAMNNAEHHARARRVSLRVRAVGQAVRLEVRDDGVGFERRDAHEASGRLGLLGIHERARLVGGTVEIDSAPGRGTRVAVAVPVARRRTARAARASAGAAPPATAPARRASAGASRSSA from the coding sequence GTGAGGCGCCTCCGGGCTGCGCTGGGGCAGCTCGCCGCGACGAGGCGCCGCCCCGGGCTCGCCCGGTGGCTGCCGCCGGTGCGTGACGCGCGCTTCTGGGTCGTCCAGGCGCTCGTCCTCGGCATCTTCCTCCTCCACGAGCTCGTGACGGGCGAGCTCGGGATCCCGGCCGTCGCCACCGTTCCCCACGCCGCCGTCGACTCCCTCTACCTCGCCCCGGTCCTCTACGCGGCGCTCAACTTCCCGCGCTCAGGCGCCGTCGCGACGGCCGCCTGGGTCACCGTCGTCGTCGTGGGCGACTTCGTCAGCGAGGTCGGGTTCCTGAGCGAGCGCTCGGCCGTCGACCACCTCGTGTTCCTCGTCATGGTCGACGTCGTCGCCGTCTTCGTGAGCGCTCGTATGGCTGCCGAGCTCGCTGCCCGCCGCGACGCCGAGCGCGCGAGCGCCGTGGCGCGCCTCGCCGAGTCGCGCTATCGCGTCCTGTTCGCCGCCAACGCGAGCCCCGTCATCGTCCTCGACGGCGCCGGCACGCTGCTCGAGGCGAACGAGGCGGCCCGCGCGCTGCTCGCGCCGGGCGGGCGCGAGGCGACGCCGATCGAGGGCCGCACGCTTGCCGAGCTCCTCGGCGCGCCCGTGGCGGCGAGACTCGCCGACGGCGGCGATCCCGTCGCGCTGCGCGTCCAGGAGGGCTACGAGGTGCTCGTGCGGCCCCGCCGCAGCGTCGTCGCCCAGGACGGCGGGCCCGACTTGGTCCAGCTCGTCCTCGACGACGTGACCGAGGAGGCGCGCCGGCGCCAGCGCGCCGAGGCCTACGCCGCCTACGTGCTGCGGGGGCAGGAGGACGAGCGGGCGCGGCTCGCGCGCGAGCTCCACGACGACACGATCCAAGAGCTCGTCCACCTCTGCCGCCGACTCGACGCGGTGGCGGCAGAGGTGCCGCTCGAGGCGGCGACGCTCGCCTCGCTCGACGAGGTGCGGGTGCTCGCCGAGGCGATCGTCGCCGAGCTGCGTGACATGGCCCGGGGGCTGCGCCCGCCGGCGCTCGACGACCTCGGGCTCGCGGCCTCGCTGCGCCGCCTCGCGGCCGACGTCGCGGGGCGGTCCGGCCTCGCGGTCGAGACCTCGATCGACGAGGCCGCCTGCCGGGGTCTCGGCGACGACGTCGAGCTCGTGCTGTTCCGCATCGCCCAGGAGGCGATGAACAACGCGGAGCACCACGCCCGCGCGCGGCGCGTGTCACTGCGCGTGCGCGCCGTCGGCCAGGCGGTGCGCCTCGAGGTGCGCGACGACGGCGTCGGCTTCGAGCGGCGCGACGCGCACGAGGCGAGCGGCAGGTTGGGGCTCCTCGGCATCCACGAGCGTGCCCGCCTCGTCGGCGGGACGGTCGAGATCGACTCGGCCCCCGGAAGGGGCACGCGCGTCGCGGTCGCCGTGCCGGTCGCGCGCCGGCGCACCGCTCGAGCGGCGAGGGCCTCGGCCGGGGCGGCGCCCCCCGCTACGGCGCCGGCTCGGCGGGCGAGCGCCGGCGCGTCTCGATCCAGCGCCTGA
- a CDS encoding glycoside hydrolase family 15 protein, which translates to MALRIEDYGLIGDTHTAAIVGADGSIDWLCLPRFDSGACFARLVGSERNGFWRLAPKASPPPGSGPPLLASSRRYRRDSLVLETDFTTPEGSVRIVDCMPVREDHPEVVRFVEGLAGRVEMRMDLVVRFNYGDTVPWVRRVDGLLTMTAGPDALSLWTPVHTRGEGLTTVAEFALERGQVAPFVLSWYPSHGAPGRPLDARYAIEATERYWQDWASRSTAREGPWRDAVIRSAITLKALTYAPTGGIVAAVTTSLPETLGGSRNWDYRYCWLRDATLTLSALMAAGYHEEAVAWRDWLLRAVAGEPSKLQILYGPAGERRLEEWEVDWLSGYEGSRPVRVGNAAAGQFQLDVYGEVLSALHEARRGGMESGPAWDLERAILDFLEDGWRQPDDGIWEVRGPRRHFTHSKVMAWVAMDRAVADVEQFGLEGPVERWRTLRDEIHAEVLARGYDPERNTFTAYYGSKTLDASTLMIPLVGFLPPSDPRVVGTVEAIQRELTHDGFVLRYDTERSSDVDGLTGREGAFLACSFWLVDNLELIGRRDEAVALFERLLALRNDLGLLSEEYDPVARRLVGNFPQAFSHISLVNSAVNLSREDAFTEGTSHRARLEGRRVPVLRRVAGRAAGGVQRVGRRPAQRSS; encoded by the coding sequence GTGGCGCTGCGCATCGAGGACTACGGCCTGATCGGCGACACGCACACGGCCGCCATCGTCGGCGCCGACGGCTCGATCGACTGGCTGTGCCTGCCCCGCTTCGACTCGGGCGCCTGCTTCGCCCGCCTCGTCGGCAGCGAGCGCAACGGCTTCTGGCGCCTCGCCCCGAAGGCGAGCCCGCCACCGGGCAGCGGCCCGCCGCTGCTCGCCTCGAGCCGCCGCTACCGGCGCGACTCGCTCGTGCTCGAGACCGACTTCACCACGCCCGAGGGCAGCGTCCGGATCGTCGACTGCATGCCGGTGCGCGAGGACCACCCGGAGGTGGTCCGCTTCGTCGAGGGGCTGGCGGGGCGCGTCGAGATGCGCATGGACCTCGTCGTGCGCTTCAACTACGGCGACACCGTGCCCTGGGTGCGGCGGGTCGACGGCCTGCTCACCATGACGGCGGGGCCGGACGCGCTCTCGCTGTGGACGCCGGTGCACACCCGCGGGGAAGGGCTCACGACCGTGGCGGAGTTCGCCCTCGAGCGCGGCCAGGTCGCCCCCTTCGTCCTCTCCTGGTACCCGTCGCACGGCGCGCCGGGGCGCCCGCTCGACGCCCGCTACGCCATCGAGGCGACCGAGCGCTACTGGCAGGACTGGGCGAGCCGCTCGACGGCGCGCGAGGGCCCGTGGCGCGACGCGGTCATCCGCTCGGCGATCACGCTGAAGGCGCTCACCTACGCCCCGACGGGCGGCATCGTCGCCGCCGTCACGACCTCGCTGCCCGAAACGCTCGGCGGCTCGCGCAACTGGGACTACCGCTACTGCTGGCTGCGCGACGCGACCTTGACGCTGAGCGCCCTCATGGCCGCCGGCTACCACGAGGAGGCGGTCGCCTGGCGCGACTGGCTGCTGCGCGCCGTCGCCGGGGAGCCCTCCAAGCTGCAGATCCTCTACGGCCCCGCCGGCGAGCGGCGCCTCGAGGAGTGGGAGGTGGACTGGCTCTCGGGCTACGAGGGGTCGCGCCCGGTGCGCGTCGGCAACGCCGCGGCGGGCCAGTTCCAGCTCGACGTATACGGCGAGGTGCTCTCCGCCCTCCACGAGGCCCGCCGCGGCGGCATGGAGAGCGGGCCGGCGTGGGACCTCGAGCGGGCCATCCTCGACTTCCTCGAGGACGGCTGGCGCCAGCCCGACGACGGGATCTGGGAGGTGCGCGGGCCGCGCCGCCACTTCACCCACTCGAAGGTGATGGCCTGGGTGGCGATGGACCGCGCCGTCGCCGACGTCGAGCAGTTCGGCCTCGAGGGGCCAGTGGAGCGCTGGCGCACGCTGCGCGACGAGATCCACGCCGAGGTGCTCGCCAGGGGCTACGACCCCGAGCGCAACACCTTCACCGCCTACTACGGCTCGAAGACCCTCGACGCGAGCACGCTCATGATCCCCCTCGTCGGCTTCCTGCCGCCGAGCGACCCCCGCGTCGTCGGCACGGTCGAGGCGATCCAGCGAGAGCTCACCCACGACGGCTTCGTCCTGCGCTACGACACCGAGCGCTCGTCCGACGTCGACGGGCTGACCGGGCGCGAGGGGGCCTTCCTCGCCTGCTCGTTCTGGCTCGTCGACAACCTCGAGCTCATCGGACGGCGGGACGAGGCGGTCGCCCTCTTCGAACGCCTGCTGGCGCTGCGCAACGACCTCGGGCTGCTCTCCGAGGAGTACGACCCGGTCGCCAGGCGGCTCGTCGGCAACTTCCCGCAGGCCTTCTCCCACATCTCCCTCGTCAACAGCGCCGTGAACCTCTCGCGCGAGGACGCCTTCACCGAGGGGACGAGCCACCGGGCCCGACTCGAGGGCCGGCGGGTGCCGGTGCTGCGCCGCGTCGCCGGGCGCGCGGCGGGCGGCGTGCAGCGGGTCGGCCGCCGCCCCGCGCAGCGGAGCTCGTAG
- a CDS encoding glucose 1-dehydrogenase: MRALAVVPGTAGSAAIADLPEPDPREGAVLVETLSVGVCGTDEEIVAGEYGSPPAGDDHLVLGHESLGRVLEAPPGAGVRPGDLVVGIVRRPDPVPCYACAAGEWDACRNGRYREHGIKELHGFLRERYRAEPDALVRVAPELGRLGVLLEPTTIVAKAWQQIDAAGRRSSWHPRRVLVVGAGPIGLLAALLAVQRSLEVHVVDRVAGGLKPELVARLGAAYHEGPLAEACEEPDVVLECTGLPDLVFEAIEVTGNGGVTCLTGIGPPSQRVELDGGRLGRSLVLENRLVLGSVNANRTHYEAGAAALAAADLAWLERLVTRRVPLGSFGDALARRDEDVKVVIDLAPLPEASR; this comes from the coding sequence GTGCGGGCGCTCGCCGTCGTCCCCGGCACGGCGGGCTCCGCCGCGATCGCGGACCTGCCCGAGCCGGACCCGCGCGAGGGCGCCGTGCTCGTCGAGACGCTCTCGGTCGGCGTGTGCGGAACCGACGAGGAGATCGTCGCCGGCGAGTACGGCAGCCCGCCCGCGGGGGACGACCACCTCGTCCTCGGCCACGAGTCGCTCGGGCGCGTCCTCGAGGCGCCCCCGGGCGCCGGGGTGCGCCCCGGCGACCTCGTCGTCGGGATCGTGCGGCGGCCCGACCCGGTGCCCTGCTACGCCTGCGCGGCGGGCGAGTGGGACGCGTGCCGCAACGGCCGCTACCGCGAGCACGGGATCAAGGAGCTCCACGGCTTCCTGCGCGAGCGTTACCGCGCCGAGCCCGACGCGCTCGTCCGCGTCGCACCCGAGCTCGGCCGCCTCGGCGTCCTCCTCGAGCCGACGACGATCGTGGCGAAGGCCTGGCAGCAGATCGACGCCGCCGGGCGGCGGTCGAGCTGGCACCCACGGCGGGTCCTCGTCGTCGGTGCCGGACCGATCGGCCTGCTCGCCGCGCTCCTCGCCGTGCAGCGCTCGCTCGAGGTGCACGTCGTCGACCGGGTCGCCGGCGGCCTCAAGCCCGAGCTCGTCGCCCGGCTCGGCGCCGCCTACCACGAGGGGCCGCTCGCCGAGGCGTGCGAGGAGCCCGACGTCGTCCTCGAGTGCACCGGGTTGCCCGACCTCGTCTTCGAGGCGATCGAGGTGACCGGGAACGGCGGGGTGACCTGCCTCACCGGCATCGGCCCCCCGAGCCAGCGCGTCGAGCTCGACGGCGGTCGCCTGGGGCGCTCCCTCGTGCTCGAGAACCGGCTAGTCCTCGGCTCCGTGAACGCCAACCGAACCCACTACGAGGCGGGGGCCGCAGCGCTCGCCGCGGCGGACCTCGCCTGGCTCGAGCGGCTCGTCACCCGCCGCGTCCCCCTCGGCAGCTTCGGCGACGCCCTCGCGCGGCGCGACGAGGACGTGAAGGTCGTCATCGACCTCGCGCCCCTCCCGGAGGCGTCGCGTTGA
- the pyrE gene encoding orotate phosphoribosyltransferase translates to MAGDLASAGEAARLADLRDLVRRLGHRRSAEPFRLSSGQLSHDYVDLRAALAAGADLRLAAEAVAAHLEGLGVGYDAIGGMTMGADPIAHAVAVVTGACWFSVRKAEKAHGSRRRVEGAEVAGRRVVVVEDTASTGRSALEAVEAVEAAGGRVVHALALLDRGEVAGPAIRARGIAYSSLLTYADLGIEPVLPVEAGTGGSGPTS, encoded by the coding sequence GTGGCGGGGGACCTGGCGTCGGCCGGCGAGGCCGCGCGGCTCGCGGACCTGCGTGACCTCGTGCGTCGGCTCGGCCACCGCCGCAGCGCGGAGCCCTTCCGGCTCTCCTCGGGCCAGCTGAGCCACGACTACGTGGACCTACGCGCCGCGCTCGCCGCCGGTGCGGATCTGCGGCTCGCCGCCGAGGCGGTCGCCGCGCACCTCGAGGGCCTCGGGGTCGGCTACGACGCGATCGGCGGGATGACGATGGGCGCCGACCCGATCGCGCACGCCGTGGCCGTCGTCACCGGGGCGTGCTGGTTCTCGGTGCGCAAGGCCGAGAAGGCCCACGGCAGCCGCCGCCGCGTCGAGGGCGCCGAGGTCGCCGGGCGACGCGTCGTCGTCGTCGAGGACACGGCCTCGACCGGGCGCTCGGCCCTCGAGGCCGTGGAGGCAGTCGAGGCGGCCGGCGGTCGGGTCGTCCACGCCCTCGCCCTGCTGGACCGGGGCGAGGTGGCGGGCCCGGCGATCCGGGCGCGCGGCATCGCCTACTCGAGCCTCCTCACCTACGCGGACCTCGGCATCGAGCCGGTCCTGCCGGTCGAGGCCGGAACGGGCGGCTCCGGCCCGACGTCCTAG
- a CDS encoding phosphoglycerate mutase family protein has product MTRREGPDAGPPLVALVRHAAAVERAAWPDDDGARPLSERGRRQAEALAARLAPGLRRVLSSPARRCVETVEPLARRVGVRVETVGWLAEGTPAAEALRRLEEAAHALAGGRLAACSHGDVLPALLELVAPAGGPPRLGTAEVVELELAAGHLRATRRREPR; this is encoded by the coding sequence GTGACGCGCCGCGAGGGACCGGACGCCGGCCCGCCGCTCGTCGCGCTCGTGCGCCACGCTGCCGCCGTCGAGCGCGCCGCCTGGCCCGACGACGACGGCGCCCGCCCGCTGAGCGAGCGCGGGCGCCGGCAGGCCGAGGCGCTCGCGGCCCGGCTGGCGCCCGGCCTGCGCCGCGTCCTCTCCAGCCCGGCGCGCCGCTGCGTCGAGACCGTCGAGCCGCTCGCCCGGCGCGTGGGCGTGCGCGTCGAGACGGTCGGCTGGCTCGCCGAGGGCACGCCGGCCGCCGAGGCGCTCCGGCGGCTCGAGGAGGCGGCGCACGCGCTCGCGGGCGGGCGCCTCGCCGCCTGCAGCCACGGGGACGTCCTGCCGGCGCTGCTCGAGCTCGTCGCGCCGGCCGGCGGGCCGCCGCGGCTGGGGACGGCCGAGGTGGTGGAGCTCGAGCTCGCGGCGGGGCACCTGCGGGCGACGCGTCGGCGCGAGCCGAGGTGA
- a CDS encoding MBL fold metallo-hydrolase, which produces MRRLADGVVEIDTLLGGWQETTAGYLIEGSAPVLVETGSQTSVPTVRAALEALGVGPDDLAGIAVTHIHLDHAGGVGDLAAAFPRATVYVHELGARHLADPTRLVASAERVYGPLLDRLYGRLTPTAPERIRVLADGEALEVAPGRALRAVDSPGHAKHHLGFFDPSSGLLFAGDAVGVRLPAGGVLRPATPPADFDLDQALASLRRFAALQPGGIALAHYGLVPVDPATLLDEAEATLNAWAEEAVRAYEAGADIAAALAARFGQDLAGLDPEARERAETLNGIHSNAAGLRRWIETRRRSPAEPAP; this is translated from the coding sequence TTGAGGCGTCTCGCGGACGGCGTCGTCGAGATCGACACGCTCCTCGGCGGCTGGCAGGAGACCACCGCCGGCTACCTGATCGAGGGGAGCGCTCCCGTCCTCGTCGAGACCGGCAGCCAGACGTCGGTCCCGACCGTCCGGGCCGCGCTCGAGGCCCTCGGCGTCGGTCCCGACGACCTCGCGGGCATCGCCGTGACGCACATCCACCTCGACCACGCGGGCGGGGTGGGCGACCTCGCCGCGGCCTTCCCACGCGCGACGGTCTACGTCCACGAGCTCGGCGCACGGCACCTGGCCGATCCGACGCGCCTCGTCGCCTCGGCCGAGCGCGTCTACGGCCCGCTCCTCGACCGCCTCTACGGGCGGCTCACACCGACGGCCCCCGAGCGCATCCGGGTCCTCGCCGACGGCGAGGCGCTCGAGGTCGCCCCCGGGCGGGCGCTCCGGGCGGTCGACTCGCCGGGGCACGCCAAGCACCACCTCGGCTTCTTCGACCCCTCGAGCGGCCTGCTGTTCGCCGGCGACGCGGTCGGCGTGCGCCTCCCCGCCGGCGGCGTCCTCCGGCCCGCCACGCCGCCAGCGGACTTCGACCTCGACCAGGCGCTCGCCTCGCTCCGTCGCTTCGCCGCCCTCCAGCCCGGCGGCATCGCCCTCGCCCACTACGGCCTCGTGCCGGTCGACCCGGCCACCCTGCTCGACGAGGCGGAGGCGACGCTGAACGCCTGGGCGGAGGAGGCAGTGCGCGCCTACGAGGCCGGCGCCGACATCGCCGCGGCCCTCGCGGCGCGCTTCGGCCAGGACCTCGCAGGTCTCGACCCCGAGGCGCGCGAGCGCGCCGAGACGCTGAACGGCATCCACTCGAACGCCGCCGGGCTCAGGCGCTGGATCGAGACGCGCCGGCGCTCGCCCGCCGAGCCGGCGCCGTAG
- a CDS encoding VIT1/CCC1 transporter family protein, producing MLGSRGTRRSAWLRRARSAGRDHGLEAEPLRLERAHRDVRGGGLRAAVFGVSDGLVSNVSLVLGTAGAHPGAGVVRLAGLAGLLGGSFSMAAGEYVSMRAQREAFERELEVERAELREQPESERRELERIYRRRGIDAETARRLTDQLMEDPEVALRTHAREELGIDPDALGSPVQAAASSFASFALGAVLPLAPFLGGSFGTAAVVAAIVLTALAALAVGAALALFTARSKLYSALRSLGICAVAGAVTYGVGSLVGVAA from the coding sequence ATGCTCGGGTCCCGAGGTACGCGCCGCTCGGCCTGGCTGCGTCGCGCCCGCAGCGCGGGGAGGGATCACGGGCTCGAGGCCGAGCCGCTGCGCCTCGAGCGCGCCCACCGGGACGTGCGCGGGGGCGGACTGCGCGCCGCGGTGTTCGGCGTGAGCGACGGCCTCGTCTCGAACGTCTCGCTCGTGCTCGGGACCGCCGGGGCCCACCCCGGTGCCGGCGTCGTCCGCCTCGCCGGGCTCGCGGGGCTGCTCGGCGGCTCCTTCTCGATGGCGGCCGGCGAGTACGTCTCGATGCGGGCCCAGCGGGAGGCGTTCGAGCGCGAGCTCGAGGTCGAGCGGGCCGAGCTGCGCGAGCAGCCCGAGAGCGAGCGACGCGAGCTCGAGCGCATCTACCGGCGCCGGGGGATCGACGCCGAGACGGCTCGCCGGCTCACCGACCAGCTCATGGAGGACCCGGAGGTCGCGCTCCGGACCCACGCGCGCGAGGAGCTCGGCATCGACCCCGACGCCCTCGGCTCGCCGGTCCAGGCCGCCGCGTCGTCGTTCGCGAGCTTCGCCCTCGGCGCCGTGCTCCCCCTCGCCCCCTTCCTCGGCGGCTCCTTCGGGACGGCGGCGGTCGTCGCCGCGATCGTCCTCACGGCGCTCGCGGCCCTCGCGGTCGGCGCTGCGCTCGCCCTGTTCACGGCGCGCTCGAAGCTCTACTCGGCGCTGCGCTCGCTCGGCATCTGCGCGGTCGCCGGGGCGGTCACCTACGGCGTCGGGTCGCTCGTCGGCGTGGCGGCGTGA
- a CDS encoding MarP family serine protease gives MDLLDIIIIAVAIGAATHGLRLGAAVQLASLAGFLLGLAAGVALVLLVGPHVAGQLTKTAVALVLLLVPAAICGGVGRRLGTRAWRALRRRRIGRLDQLAGALIAVAGTLVVSWFFASILVNSGFAPVARQIERSRIVRAVEGVMPPVPDAFATVERYLSTSGFPQVLVNILPESVAPVTMPSLAAVRAAMATAGPSTVKVVALGCGQEQEGSGFAAARDLVVTNAHVVAGTRSISVVEPSGRVLAAEPVLFDPRFDLALLRVGGLHLRPLAIDRNFVERGSDAVVLGYPGGGAFTADAAGIRARFAAEGRDIYDTHLTVRTVYELQALVRPGNSGGPLVTPTGEVIGVVFSRSATEPDVGYALASPGVALRVREARDASRPVSTQGCTS, from the coding sequence GTGGACCTCCTCGACATCATCATCATCGCCGTCGCCATCGGCGCGGCCACCCACGGGCTGCGCCTCGGGGCGGCCGTCCAGCTCGCCTCCCTCGCCGGCTTCCTCCTCGGCCTCGCGGCTGGCGTCGCCCTCGTCCTCCTCGTCGGCCCGCACGTCGCCGGCCAGCTCACGAAGACGGCGGTCGCGCTCGTCCTCCTGCTCGTGCCCGCCGCGATCTGCGGCGGGGTGGGGCGCCGTCTCGGGACGCGCGCCTGGCGGGCGCTGAGGCGCCGGCGCATCGGTCGCCTGGACCAGCTCGCCGGGGCGCTCATCGCCGTGGCGGGCACGCTCGTCGTCTCCTGGTTCTTCGCCTCCATCCTCGTCAACAGCGGGTTCGCGCCCGTCGCTCGCCAGATCGAGCGGTCGCGCATCGTGCGCGCCGTCGAGGGCGTCATGCCGCCGGTCCCCGACGCCTTCGCGACCGTGGAGCGCTACCTGTCGACGAGCGGCTTCCCCCAGGTCCTCGTCAACATCCTCCCCGAGTCGGTCGCGCCGGTCACGATGCCGTCGCTCGCCGCGGTGCGCGCCGCGATGGCGACGGCCGGCCCGTCGACGGTGAAGGTGGTGGCGCTCGGCTGCGGCCAGGAACAGGAGGGCTCTGGCTTCGCGGCCGCGCGGGACCTCGTCGTCACGAACGCGCACGTCGTCGCGGGGACGCGCTCGATCTCCGTGGTCGAGCCGTCCGGGCGGGTGCTCGCCGCCGAGCCGGTGCTCTTCGACCCGCGCTTCGACCTCGCGCTGCTCCGGGTGGGCGGCCTGCACCTCCGGCCGCTCGCCATCGACCGGAACTTCGTCGAGCGCGGCAGCGACGCCGTCGTCCTCGGCTACCCCGGCGGGGGCGCCTTCACCGCCGACGCGGCGGGAATCCGGGCGCGCTTCGCCGCCGAGGGCCGCGACATCTACGACACGCACCTCACGGTGCGCACCGTCTACGAGCTCCAGGCGCTCGTCCGCCCGGGCAACTCCGGCGGGCCGCTCGTCACCCCGACGGGCGAGGTGATCGGCGTCGTCTTCTCCCGCTCGGCGACCGAGCCCGACGTCGGCTACGCGCTCGCCTCGCCGGGCGTGGCGCTTCGCGTGCGCGAGGCGCGAGACGCGTCGCGCCCCGTGAGCACGCAGGGCTGCACGAGCTGA
- a CDS encoding MBL fold metallo-hydrolase yields the protein MLSLLTIETPELGDRSYLAHDGTVAAVVDPQRDVERVLEAARRAGVAIGCVLETHVHNDYVSGGLELADRCAARYVLAASEEVAFDHEGIADGETVAVGSMQLTARATPGHTPGHLAYVLSDETGPQAVFTGGSLLFGTVGRTDLVAPARTEALTRAQFRSVRALLRDLAPTVAVLPTHGFGSFCASSPGSGASSSTIGDERAANVVAEADEDAFVATITASLGPYPRYYASMAPINRKGPPPFPRWAPRPVGPGELATRLNAGEWVVDLRPRRAFASAHLAGSVGFEHALPFTTYLGWVVPYGARLTLLGASAADVAAAARDLALIGLDDPSAAYGAIEELAAAATVPLAGYRVVDFRALGAALARHEPISVLDVRQPDEWRASHVAGAIHAFLGELPERLAELPDEPIWVYCSTGYRASVAAGILQRAGRSVTLVDDDWSRAEAAGVPLVAP from the coding sequence CTGCTCTCGCTCCTCACGATCGAGACGCCCGAGCTCGGCGATCGCTCCTACCTCGCCCACGACGGGACGGTCGCAGCGGTCGTCGACCCCCAGCGCGACGTCGAGCGGGTCCTTGAGGCGGCACGGCGTGCCGGCGTCGCCATCGGCTGCGTCCTCGAGACCCACGTCCACAACGACTACGTCTCGGGCGGCCTCGAGCTCGCCGACCGGTGCGCAGCCCGCTACGTGCTCGCCGCCTCGGAGGAGGTGGCGTTCGACCACGAGGGCATCGCGGACGGCGAGACGGTCGCCGTCGGCTCGATGCAGCTCACGGCTCGCGCGACCCCGGGGCACACCCCGGGCCACCTCGCCTACGTCCTCTCGGACGAGACCGGACCGCAGGCCGTGTTCACCGGCGGCTCCCTCCTCTTCGGCACCGTCGGGCGCACCGACCTCGTGGCGCCGGCGCGGACCGAGGCGCTCACCCGCGCGCAGTTCCGCAGCGTGCGCGCCCTGCTGCGCGACCTCGCCCCGACGGTCGCGGTGCTGCCCACCCACGGGTTCGGCAGCTTCTGCGCCTCGAGCCCCGGCAGCGGCGCGTCGAGCTCCACGATCGGCGACGAGCGCGCCGCCAACGTCGTCGCCGAAGCGGACGAGGACGCCTTCGTGGCCACGATCACCGCCTCGCTCGGCCCCTACCCCCGCTACTACGCGTCGATGGCACCGATCAACCGCAAGGGACCGCCGCCGTTCCCGCGCTGGGCGCCGCGGCCCGTCGGGCCCGGGGAGCTCGCCACGCGGCTGAACGCCGGGGAGTGGGTCGTCGACCTCCGCCCCCGGCGGGCGTTCGCCAGCGCGCACCTCGCCGGCAGCGTCGGCTTCGAGCACGCGCTGCCGTTCACCACCTACCTCGGCTGGGTCGTCCCCTACGGCGCCCGCCTCACGCTGCTCGGCGCCAGCGCCGCCGACGTCGCCGCCGCGGCCCGGGACCTCGCGCTGATCGGCCTCGACGACCCCTCCGCCGCCTACGGCGCGATCGAGGAGCTGGCCGCCGCCGCGACCGTGCCGCTCGCCGGCTACCGCGTCGTCGACTTCCGGGCGCTCGGCGCCGCACTCGCTCGCCACGAGCCGATCTCCGTGCTCGACGTGCGCCAGCCCGACGAGTGGCGCGCCTCGCACGTCGCCGGGGCGATCCACGCCTTCCTCGGGGAGCTCCCCGAGCGTCTCGCCGAGCTCCCCGACGAGCCGATCTGGGTCTACTGCTCCACGGGGTACCGCGCGAGCGTGGCCGCCGGGATCCTCCAGCGCGCCGGCCGCAGCGTCACCCTCGTCGACGACGACTGGTCCCGGGCCGAGGCCGCCGGCGTGCCGCTCGTCGCGCCCTAG